A window of Amycolatopsis australiensis contains these coding sequences:
- a CDS encoding penicillin-binding transpeptidase domain-containing protein, producing MSPAKRRGILIGGALLVVVVVVAAFFLLNSGGSAPQAEAGAGATSVENPGALDPHSAITEYLQDLSENNPDAAGRLTDDDTAAAVALRDTRNTLNPSSVTAKLTVLQPTPAGAKQTGGTFNVSWALKPGQVWTYDVPFQLAQVNGKWLVHWAPSLLHPKLEAGQRLVISTAVRDTTAVADRDGKPLLVSGSGGVRPVDGDPAPLLRSALTGQVTAAAGNGFAVERVDTSGKSVETLFGQAAEGEAKALTSSLSLAAQNAAQAAVDSYQGSAMLVALDTGSGDILAVAQNRAAGNSPKALNGLYEPGSSFKIATSVAAVQQSGLDAGSPVDCPGVATIGTRTVKNEGFELGATNLQTAFARSCNTTFGQLALALPADGLKKAADELGLNADYEIPGINTELGKVEPAASKDEQVEDGFGQGRIQASCLGGALMAATVASGKAITPRLWHDVETKVVKGYSPPPASVLGQVRTLMRAVVSSGTGRGAASAGTVFGKTGTAQFGDGSNATGWFVGYRGNVAFSVVLENSNDSGPAVTLAAKFLKAL from the coding sequence ATGAGTCCGGCCAAGAGACGGGGCATCCTGATCGGCGGCGCGCTGCTGGTCGTCGTGGTCGTGGTGGCGGCGTTCTTCCTGCTGAACAGCGGGGGATCGGCGCCACAGGCGGAAGCCGGCGCGGGCGCGACGAGCGTCGAGAACCCCGGTGCGCTCGACCCGCACTCGGCGATCACGGAGTACCTGCAGGACCTGTCGGAGAACAACCCGGACGCGGCCGGCCGGCTGACCGACGACGACACCGCGGCCGCCGTGGCGCTGCGGGACACGCGGAACACGCTCAACCCGTCGTCGGTGACCGCGAAGCTCACCGTGCTGCAGCCGACCCCGGCCGGCGCGAAGCAGACGGGTGGCACGTTCAACGTGTCGTGGGCGTTGAAGCCGGGGCAGGTCTGGACCTACGACGTGCCGTTCCAGCTCGCCCAGGTGAACGGGAAGTGGCTCGTGCACTGGGCGCCGTCGCTGCTGCACCCGAAGCTGGAAGCCGGTCAGCGGCTGGTGATCAGCACGGCGGTGCGGGACACGACGGCCGTCGCCGACCGCGACGGCAAGCCGCTGCTCGTCAGCGGCTCCGGCGGGGTGCGCCCGGTCGACGGTGACCCGGCGCCGCTGCTGCGGTCGGCGCTCACCGGCCAGGTCACGGCCGCGGCCGGCAACGGCTTCGCCGTCGAACGCGTCGACACGAGCGGCAAGAGCGTGGAGACGCTGTTCGGGCAGGCCGCCGAAGGCGAGGCCAAGGCGCTGACGTCGAGCCTCAGCCTGGCCGCGCAGAACGCCGCGCAGGCCGCGGTGGACAGCTACCAGGGCTCGGCGATGCTGGTCGCCCTCGACACCGGATCGGGCGACATCCTGGCCGTCGCGCAGAACCGCGCGGCCGGGAACTCGCCGAAGGCGCTGAACGGCCTGTACGAGCCGGGGTCGTCGTTCAAGATCGCGACCTCGGTCGCCGCCGTCCAGCAGAGCGGCCTCGACGCCGGCTCGCCGGTCGACTGCCCCGGCGTGGCGACGATCGGCACGCGCACGGTGAAGAACGAGGGCTTCGAGCTGGGCGCGACGAACCTGCAGACGGCGTTCGCGCGCTCCTGCAACACGACGTTCGGTCAGCTGGCGCTGGCGCTGCCGGCGGACGGGCTGAAGAAGGCGGCCGACGAACTGGGGCTCAACGCCGACTACGAGATCCCGGGCATCAACACCGAACTCGGCAAGGTCGAGCCGGCGGCGAGCAAGGACGAGCAGGTCGAGGACGGGTTCGGCCAGGGCCGCATCCAGGCCAGCTGCCTCGGCGGCGCGCTGATGGCGGCGACGGTCGCATCGGGCAAGGCGATCACGCCACGGCTGTGGCACGACGTCGAGACGAAGGTCGTCAAGGGTTATTCGCCGCCGCCCGCGTCGGTGCTGGGCCAGGTGCGGACGCTGATGCGCGCGGTGGTGTCCAGCGGAACCGGCCGCGGTGCCGCGAGCGCCGGTACGGTCTTCGGCAAGACCGGCACGGCCCAGTTCGGCGACGGCTCGAACGCGACGGGGTGGTTCGTCGGCTACCGCGGCAATGTCGCCTTCTCGGTGGTGCTGGAGAACTCGAACGACTCGGGCCCGGCGGTGACCTTGGCGGCCAAGTTCCTCAAGGCGCTCTGA
- a CDS encoding ArsR/SmtB family transcription factor, which translates to METIALAEVAAVLADPSRATMCLALLDGRAWTVGELAKAAGIALSTASEHVTRLADAGFVARVKQGRASYVRIADPRVAELIEHLAQHAEHRPVTGLKASLRVKRLGFARTCYDHLAGVLGVAVRDGMLATGLVDAADGLTLTRRGRAVLADLGVPVAAGRRPLLRDCLDWTERRDHLAGAVPAALLDRAVDAGWVGRDGHRAVKVLPAAAGPFAALGVDLDALGP; encoded by the coding sequence ATGGAGACGATCGCGCTGGCCGAGGTGGCCGCGGTGCTCGCCGATCCGAGCCGGGCTACCATGTGCCTCGCCCTGCTCGACGGGCGGGCCTGGACCGTCGGTGAGCTGGCCAAGGCCGCCGGGATCGCGCTCTCCACCGCCAGCGAGCACGTCACCCGGCTGGCCGATGCCGGGTTCGTCGCGCGGGTCAAGCAGGGCCGGGCCAGCTACGTCCGGATCGCCGACCCGCGCGTCGCCGAACTGATCGAGCACCTCGCCCAGCACGCCGAACACCGGCCGGTTACCGGGCTGAAGGCGTCGCTGCGGGTGAAGCGGCTCGGGTTCGCGCGGACGTGCTACGACCACCTCGCCGGTGTGCTCGGCGTCGCCGTCCGCGACGGCATGCTCGCGACCGGGCTCGTCGACGCCGCCGACGGGCTGACCTTGACCCGCCGGGGCCGGGCCGTGCTGGCCGACCTCGGCGTCCCGGTCGCCGCCGGACGACGGCCGCTGCTGCGCGACTGTCTCGATTGGACGGAGCGCCGCGACCACCTCGCCGGCGCGGTGCCCGCGGCGCTGCTCGACCGCGCGGTCGACGCCGGCTGGGTCGGCCGCGACGGCCACCGCGCGGTCAAGGTCCTGCCCGCGGCCGCCGGGCCGTTCGCGGCGCTCGGCGTCGATCTCGACGCGCTCGGTCCTTAA
- a CDS encoding potassium/proton antiporter, with translation MDQLPVLLGVGGVVLLASVLAVRVSIRLGLPSLLLYLAIGVVLGEAGFGIRFDNPGLTQSLGLAALVMILAEGGLTTRWSAVKPALGLGIVLSTVAVAVSIAVTGAALHWLLGLDWRLALLWGAVLASTDAAAVFSVLRTAGIGKRLVGALELESGINDAPAYIAVVVLAEGATVDWTLPLLVVYELGAGLAIGLGFGWLGGLALRRAALPATGLYPLATVAVCVVAYSSGQLLHASGLLATYVAALVLGNSRLPHRSDTLSFAEGLGWLAQIGLFVLLGLFASPSRLFETIVPGLVAGAVVLLLARPVSVVVSVLPFRLPWREQAFLSWAGLRGAVPIVLAMIPLSEGLPGAQRLVDAVFVLVIVLTLLQGATLGPLGRRLGLAKKSEAHEIEVDAAPLDELGAELLQVRIQPGSKLHGVYLSELRLPTGATVSLVVRAGTGFTPQKTSRLQENDQLLVVTTSAVRDAVERRIRAVDRAGRLARWRGESGR, from the coding sequence ATGGACCAGCTTCCCGTGCTGCTCGGCGTCGGCGGCGTCGTGCTGCTCGCCTCCGTGCTCGCCGTGCGCGTGTCCATCCGGCTCGGCCTGCCCTCGCTGCTGCTCTACCTCGCGATCGGCGTGGTACTGGGCGAAGCCGGCTTCGGCATCCGGTTCGACAACCCGGGCCTGACCCAGTCGCTCGGCCTCGCCGCGCTCGTCATGATCCTCGCCGAAGGCGGGCTGACGACGCGGTGGTCGGCCGTGAAACCCGCACTGGGACTGGGCATCGTACTGTCCACAGTGGCCGTCGCGGTGAGCATCGCGGTCACCGGCGCGGCCCTGCACTGGCTGCTGGGCCTCGACTGGCGGCTCGCCCTGCTGTGGGGCGCGGTGCTCGCGTCGACCGACGCGGCGGCGGTGTTCTCCGTGCTGCGCACGGCCGGGATCGGCAAACGGCTCGTCGGCGCGCTGGAGCTGGAGTCCGGCATCAACGACGCGCCGGCCTACATCGCCGTCGTGGTGCTGGCCGAAGGCGCCACTGTGGACTGGACGCTGCCGCTGCTGGTGGTCTACGAGCTCGGCGCGGGCCTGGCGATCGGCCTCGGGTTCGGCTGGCTCGGCGGCCTGGCGCTGCGCCGGGCCGCGCTGCCGGCGACCGGCCTGTACCCGCTCGCCACGGTCGCGGTGTGCGTCGTGGCGTACTCGTCCGGGCAGCTGCTGCACGCGTCCGGGCTGCTCGCCACGTACGTCGCCGCGCTCGTGCTCGGGAACTCGCGGCTGCCGCACCGGTCGGACACGCTGTCGTTCGCCGAAGGGCTCGGCTGGCTGGCGCAGATCGGGCTGTTCGTGCTGCTCGGGCTGTTCGCCTCGCCGAGCCGGCTGTTCGAGACGATCGTGCCGGGCCTGGTCGCGGGCGCGGTCGTCCTGCTGCTGGCACGGCCGGTCTCGGTGGTGGTGTCGGTGCTGCCGTTCCGGCTGCCGTGGCGGGAACAGGCGTTCCTGTCGTGGGCGGGACTGCGCGGCGCGGTGCCGATCGTGCTGGCCATGATCCCGCTGTCGGAAGGGCTGCCGGGCGCACAACGGCTGGTCGACGCGGTGTTCGTGCTGGTCATCGTGCTGACGCTGCTGCAGGGCGCGACGCTGGGCCCGCTCGGGCGCCGGCTCGGGCTGGCGAAGAAGTCCGAGGCGCACGAGATCGAGGTCGACGCCGCGCCGCTGGACGAGCTGGGCGCGGAGCTGCTGCAGGTCCGCATCCAGCCGGGCTCGAAGCTGCACGGCGTGTACCTGTCGGAGCTGCGATTGCCGACCGGTGCGACGGTCAGCCTGGTGGTCCGCGCCGGCACGGGCTTCACCCCGCAGAAGACGAGCCGCCTGCAGGAGAACGACCAGCTCCTGGTGGTGACGACGAGCGCGGTCCGCGACGCGGTCGAGCGCCGCATCCGCGCGGTGGACCGCGCGGGCCGCCTGGCCCGCTGGCGAGGCGAGTCAGGCCGCTGA
- a CDS encoding aminotransferase class V-fold PLP-dependent enzyme, which produces MTLALNRTTAAEAEAATPNCPAATAVTTAAPTTESARTASHFPAAPAETLAAQPIPAVAGASLRVPLVTGETIGYANLDHAASAPCLDTVRKAVDEFLPWYASVHRGAGFASQVSTKLYERTRDVLRRFAGARRTDTVVFTRNTTDSFNLLARSLPRHTTVIVFDTEHHAALLPWAGPNVRRLPTPRTRLAAVSAVDDALRDAPQGPRLVVVTGASNVTGELLPVAEIAAVARKHGARIALDAAQLAPHRPISIKDLDVDYVALSGHKLYAPFGAGALIGRADWLRAARPYLAGGGATKLVTEDAVVWNTGPERHEAGSPNTVGVYALGVACETLAGNWDAVVAHEQALLTRLRKGLAGIPGCAELRLFDAPADRVGTVSFVVDGFDPGWLAAVLSAEYGIGVRDGAFCAHIAAKRLIGVAGGDGQQAVRVSLGLGSTEEHVDRVVLALRQIVARGARWEYAKVDGRWAPVGDPRELPPFC; this is translated from the coding sequence ATGACTCTCGCCCTCAACCGCACCACCGCCGCCGAAGCCGAAGCCGCCACGCCGAACTGTCCGGCGGCCACCGCCGTCACCACCGCCGCGCCGACAACCGAATCCGCTCGGACCGCGAGCCACTTCCCGGCCGCCCCCGCGGAAACCCTTGCCGCCCAGCCCATCCCGGCCGTCGCCGGTGCTTCGCTGCGTGTCCCGCTGGTCACCGGCGAAACCATCGGCTACGCCAACCTCGACCACGCCGCCAGCGCGCCCTGCCTCGACACCGTCCGCAAGGCCGTCGACGAGTTCCTTCCCTGGTACGCCAGCGTCCACCGCGGTGCCGGCTTCGCGTCGCAGGTCTCCACCAAGCTCTACGAGCGCACCCGCGACGTCCTGCGCCGGTTCGCCGGTGCCCGGCGGACCGACACCGTCGTCTTCACCCGCAACACCACCGATTCCTTCAACCTGCTCGCCCGCAGCCTGCCCCGGCACACCACGGTGATCGTCTTCGACACCGAGCACCACGCCGCGCTGCTGCCGTGGGCCGGCCCGAACGTCCGCCGCCTGCCCACTCCGCGCACCCGCCTCGCCGCGGTGTCCGCTGTGGACGACGCGCTCCGGGACGCTCCGCAGGGACCGCGGCTGGTCGTCGTCACCGGGGCGTCCAATGTGACCGGTGAGCTGCTGCCCGTCGCGGAAATCGCCGCCGTGGCGCGCAAGCACGGTGCCCGCATCGCCCTCGACGCCGCCCAGCTCGCGCCGCACCGCCCGATCTCGATCAAGGACCTCGACGTCGACTACGTCGCGCTGTCCGGCCACAAGCTGTACGCGCCCTTCGGCGCCGGCGCGCTCATTGGCCGTGCCGACTGGCTGCGTGCCGCGCGGCCCTACCTGGCCGGCGGCGGCGCCACCAAGCTCGTCACCGAGGACGCCGTCGTCTGGAACACCGGGCCCGAGCGCCACGAAGCCGGTTCGCCCAACACCGTCGGCGTCTACGCCCTCGGCGTCGCCTGCGAAACCCTCGCCGGGAACTGGGACGCCGTCGTCGCGCACGAGCAGGCCCTGCTCACCCGGCTGCGCAAGGGACTCGCGGGCATCCCGGGCTGCGCCGAGCTGCGGCTGTTCGACGCCCCGGCCGACCGCGTCGGCACGGTCAGCTTCGTCGTCGACGGCTTCGACCCGGGCTGGCTGGCCGCGGTCCTGTCCGCCGAGTACGGCATCGGCGTGCGCGACGGCGCCTTCTGCGCCCACATCGCCGCCAAGCGGCTGATCGGCGTCGCCGGCGGTGACGGGCAGCAGGCGGTGCGCGTCAGCCTCGGGCTCGGCAGCACCGAAGAGCACGTCGACCGCGTCGTCCTGGCCCTGCGCCAGATCGTCGCGCGCGGCGCCCGCTGGGAGTACGCGAAGGTGGACGGCCGCTGGGCGCCGGTCGGCGACCCGCGGGAGCTGCCGCCGTTCTGCTGA
- the lspA gene encoding signal peptidase II, whose translation MPDPAADAPENPEVPAKPLLPKRRIGWVFAVAVVFWTIDLVTKNLVTANLEGKEPVRILGGLIYLQVFRNPGAAFSMATGMTWVLALIALAVVIAIIWLSRRLRSIGWAIGLGLVLAGAAGNLTDRIFRAPGALQGHVVDFISAFAPNGKGFAIFNIADSAICVGGALIVLLSLLGKDYDGTSTKDKKKEQA comes from the coding sequence GTGCCCGACCCCGCGGCGGACGCGCCGGAGAACCCGGAGGTCCCGGCGAAGCCGCTGCTGCCGAAGCGGCGGATCGGCTGGGTGTTCGCCGTCGCGGTCGTGTTCTGGACGATCGACCTGGTGACGAAGAACCTGGTCACCGCGAACCTGGAGGGCAAGGAGCCGGTCCGGATCCTCGGCGGGCTGATCTACCTGCAGGTGTTCCGCAACCCGGGTGCCGCGTTCTCGATGGCCACCGGCATGACGTGGGTGCTCGCGCTGATCGCGCTGGCCGTCGTCATCGCGATCATCTGGCTGTCACGGCGGCTGCGGTCCATCGGCTGGGCGATCGGCCTCGGCCTGGTGCTGGCCGGGGCGGCCGGCAACCTCACCGACCGCATCTTCCGCGCGCCCGGCGCGCTGCAGGGCCACGTCGTCGACTTCATCTCGGCCTTCGCCCCGAACGGCAAGGGCTTCGCGATCTTCAACATCGCCGACTCGGCGATCTGCGTCGGCGGCGCGCTGATCGTGCTGCTGTCGCTGCTCGGCAAGGACTACGACGGCACGTCGACCAAGGACAAGAAGAAGGAGCAGGCGTGA
- a CDS encoding RluA family pseudouridine synthase: MTSRMLPVPDGLDGMRVDAGLAKLLGLSRTVVAELAESGDVLLDGRPAGKSDRLAAGGLLEVTLPEPANPVEVVAEPVPGMQILHDDDDIVVISKPVGVAVHPSPGWTGPTVVGGLAAAGLRISTSGAAERQGVVHRLDAGTTGVMVVAKSEHAYTVLKRAFKERTVDKGYHAIVQGHPDPTRGTIDAPIDRHPRHDYKFAVVQGGRPSVTHYEVVEAFRAASLAHIKLETGRTHQIRVHFSALRHPCVGDLTYGADPVLARHLGLSRQWLHAKTLAFAHPADGRWVEFESEYPDDLAKALEILRDESY; this comes from the coding sequence GTGACGTCGCGGATGCTCCCGGTGCCCGACGGGCTCGACGGGATGCGGGTCGACGCCGGTCTCGCCAAGCTGCTCGGCCTGTCCCGCACGGTCGTCGCGGAGCTCGCCGAGTCCGGTGACGTGCTGCTCGACGGCCGTCCGGCGGGCAAGTCCGACCGGCTCGCCGCGGGCGGGCTCCTCGAGGTCACGCTGCCCGAGCCGGCGAACCCGGTCGAGGTCGTCGCGGAACCGGTGCCGGGCATGCAGATCCTCCACGACGACGACGACATCGTCGTGATCTCGAAGCCGGTCGGCGTCGCCGTGCACCCGAGCCCGGGCTGGACCGGCCCGACGGTCGTCGGCGGCCTCGCCGCGGCCGGCCTGCGCATCTCGACCTCGGGTGCGGCCGAACGCCAGGGCGTGGTGCACCGGCTCGACGCGGGCACGACCGGGGTCATGGTGGTGGCCAAGAGCGAGCACGCCTACACGGTGCTCAAGCGCGCGTTCAAGGAACGCACGGTGGACAAGGGCTATCACGCGATCGTCCAGGGCCACCCGGACCCGACGCGCGGCACGATCGACGCGCCGATCGACCGGCACCCGCGCCACGACTACAAGTTCGCCGTCGTCCAGGGCGGCCGCCCGAGCGTGACGCACTACGAGGTCGTCGAGGCGTTCCGCGCGGCGTCGCTGGCGCACATCAAGCTGGAAACCGGGCGGACGCACCAGATCCGCGTCCACTTCTCGGCGCTGCGGCACCCGTGCGTCGGCGACCTGACCTACGGCGCGGACCCGGTGCTGGCCCGCCACCTCGGGCTGAGCCGGCAGTGGCTGCACGCGAAGACGCTGGCGTTCGCGCACCCGGCGGACGGCCGGTGGGTCGAGTTCGAGTCGGAGTACCCGGACGACCTGGCCAAGGCGCTGGAGATCCTGCGCGACGAGAGCTACTAG
- a CDS encoding AsnC family protein, producing MAVTDPVDIRLLAALADLGKVAVHELAAKVGMDPREAAYRLVALSGSGLPLLVGVESDPQGLRAAIAGAPPSWANRPPQPFPPSQPVPQQPSPGYAAGPQGAPSGPYNVQGAPSGPYNVQGAPSGPYNVQGMPSGPYAVQGTPSGPHAVQGTPSGPHAVQGTPSGPHAVQGTPSGPHAVQGTPSGPYPVQGAPSGPYPGPPRPVAPPRPVTPPPVPLDPAVSTWGLPQTASWARGDEPARAGTAPGKTGRLGEVMETKGLEGEQLAVQLLEVQDPADYLFSAAGYRLEDGERAVVVHTEITNRGPIPFASLPDNYLELLTADGTAIGKAPVSLTSRPPHKIGVKPGETLGGHTVYVLPDATRVVSVRWSPRPEPDERTLTWTIDG from the coding sequence GTGGCCGTGACCGATCCCGTGGACATCCGCCTGCTCGCCGCGCTCGCCGACCTCGGCAAGGTCGCCGTGCACGAGCTGGCGGCGAAGGTCGGCATGGATCCCCGCGAGGCCGCCTACCGGCTGGTCGCCCTGTCCGGCAGCGGGCTCCCGCTGCTCGTCGGCGTCGAGAGCGACCCGCAGGGGTTGCGGGCGGCGATCGCGGGCGCCCCGCCGTCGTGGGCGAACCGGCCGCCGCAGCCGTTCCCGCCGTCACAGCCGGTGCCGCAGCAGCCCTCTCCGGGATACGCCGCGGGTCCGCAGGGCGCACCTTCGGGGCCGTACAACGTTCAAGGCGCCCCCTCAGGTCCGTACAACGTCCAAGGCGCGCCCTCGGGACCGTACAACGTCCAGGGCATGCCCTCAGGACCGTACGCCGTACAGGGAACACCGTCGGGACCGCACGCCGTACAGGGAACACCGTCGGGACCGCACGCCGTGCAGGGAACACCGTCGGGACCGCACGCCGTGCAGGGAACACCGTCGGGACCGCACGCCGTGCAGGGCACACCTTCCGGGCCGTACCCCGTGCAAGGCGCGCCCTCAGGGCCGTACCCGGGGCCGCCCCGGCCGGTCGCGCCACCGCGCCCGGTCACCCCGCCGCCGGTGCCGCTCGACCCGGCCGTCAGCACGTGGGGCCTGCCGCAGACGGCGTCGTGGGCGCGCGGCGACGAGCCCGCCCGCGCCGGAACCGCGCCCGGCAAGACGGGACGGCTCGGCGAGGTCATGGAGACCAAGGGCCTGGAAGGCGAGCAGCTGGCGGTGCAGCTGCTGGAAGTCCAGGACCCGGCGGACTACCTGTTCAGCGCGGCCGGCTACCGCCTCGAGGACGGCGAGCGCGCGGTGGTCGTGCACACCGAGATCACCAACCGCGGGCCGATCCCGTTCGCGTCACTGCCGGACAACTACCTGGAGCTGCTCACCGCCGACGGCACCGCGATCGGCAAGGCCCCCGTGTCGCTGACGTCCCGGCCCCCGCACAAGATCGGCGTCAAGCCGGGCGAAACCCTCGGCGGCCACACGGTGTACGTCCTGCCGGACGCCACGCGCGTGGTGTCGGTCCGCTGGAGCCCGCGCCCGGAACCGGACGAGCGCACGCTGACCTGGACGATCGACGGCTAG